In a genomic window of Chrysemys picta bellii isolate R12L10 chromosome 1, ASM1138683v2, whole genome shotgun sequence:
- the LOC135977113 gene encoding uncharacterized protein LOC135977113 gives MQSSPAVMAVQSVNRKRAPAWTDREVLDLIAVWGDESVLSELRSKRRNAKIYEKISKDMAERGYSRDATQCRVKIKELRQGYQKTKEANGRSGSHPQTSRFYEALHSILGAAATTTPPVTVDSEDGIVSTAGSSDMLGDGEDEEGDEEGEAVGSAHNADFPDSQDLFITLTEIPYEASPAVTPDTESGEGSATPSATVSQPSLESHSQRLARIRRRKRRTREDMFSELMACSQAQAAQQTQWRENLTRMHQANMDREERWRQEDQQATQTLLGLLREQTDTLRRLVDVLQERRQEDRAPLQSISNRPPLPPSPIPTSPKVQRRRGGRVPAKSHSTPAESSSSRRLSFPKI, from the exons atgcagagctctccagcagtgatggccgtgcagtctgtgaatagaaagagggccccagcatggactgatcgggaagtcttggatctcatcgctgtgtggggcgatgagtccgtgctttccgagctgcgatccaaaagacggaatgcaaagatctacgagaagatctctaaagacatggcagagagaggatacagccgggatgcaacgcagtgccgcgtgaaaatcaaggagctgagacaaggctaccagaagaccaaagaggcaaacggacgctccggatcccatccccagacatcccgtttctacgaggcactgcattccatcctcggtgcggccgccaccactaccccaccagtgaccgtggactctgaggatgggatagtgtccacggccggttcctccgacatgttaggggacggggaagatgaggaaggagatgaggagggcgaggcagttggcagcgctcacaacgctgatttccccgacagccaggatctcttcatcacccttacagagatcccctacgaagcgtccccagctgttaccccggacacagaatctggtgaaggatcagcca ccccatctgcgactgtctcacaacctagcctggaatcacactcccagaggctagcgcggattaggcgtaggaagaggaggacacgggaggacatgttctctgagcttatggcctgttcccaagcccaggcagcacagcagacccagtggagggagaacttgacccgaatgcaccaagccaacatggatcgggaggagaggtggcggcaggaagaccagcaggcgactcaaacgctgcttggactactgagggagcaaacggacacgctccggcgccttgtggatgttctgcaggaacggaggcaggaggacagagccccgctgcagtccatctctaaccgccctcccctgccaccaagtcccatacccacctcacccaaagtgcaaagaaggagaggcggcagagtccctgctaagtctcactccacccctgcagagagctctagtagcagaaggctctcatttcccaaaatttga